In the genome of Lactobacillus intestinalis, the window CAGGGATGCCAGTGATTTCTGATCCCGGCTACATTTTGGTCCAAGAATGTATTAAAAACAATATCCCCGTTGTACCTCTTCCAGGTCCTTCTGCCTTTGCGACAGCATTAATTGCGTCTGGCTTTGACGCGCAACCATTCACTTACTATGGTTTCTTACCAAGAAAAGCTTCTGAACAAAAGGTTTTCTTTGAAAAAATGAATAAAGCCCAAGCTACTTCAATTTTTTATGAAGCACCCCATAGATTGGCTAAGACATTGAAGACGATGGGGGAAGTTTTACCGGCAGATCGACAAATTGTGGCTGCTCGAGAATTAACTAAGATTCATGAGGAATTTGTCCGTGGAAGCGTGGAAGAAGTAACGGATTACTTTAATAACAACGCTCCTCGGGGAGAATTTGTTATTTTAGTTTCACCTAATACAGAAGTTCCTGAGCAACTTTCTTGGGAGGAATT includes:
- the rsmI gene encoding 16S rRNA (cytidine(1402)-2'-O)-methyltransferase, producing the protein MQRQSSYADNGGKLYLVPTPIGNLEDITIRAKKILTDADYIAAEDTRTSGILLEKIGVHNKMISFHKYNSKERAPELIELMKKGATIAEISDAGMPVISDPGYILVQECIKNNIPVVPLPGPSAFATALIASGFDAQPFTYYGFLPRKASEQKVFFEKMNKAQATSIFYEAPHRLAKTLKTMGEVLPADRQIVAARELTKIHEEFVRGSVEEVTDYFNNNAPRGEFVILVSPNTEVPEQLSWEELIKLVNDLVDQGKSKKDAIKQVAKKHRVSKNELYDQYHQD